AACAGGCTGCACCCACTTACCCCTCAGCTCCCGGGGCTGTATGAACTGAGACTGCCCTGGAGCCCAGTTCTGCTCAGCGAGATTCATTTGGGTCATTTCTTGCTCGAGTCCATCCAAGCTGGATTCTACTGGCGACTCCCAATTGCTGCTCTTGGCTGGTGGGGGGGATGTCTCAGCTTGCACTGGTTTTGGAGGCACAGGAGCCAGCCCTTCCGAAGCGGGCACTTCATCTGCCAGCTTCCCTGCATCCCCAGCTTTGATTCTGGTCCTTCTTGCCCGGGAATAAGACTTCTTTTCAATTGGTCTGTCTGGTGGCGGCTGTGCAGCATCTGCAGCTGTAGCTTGGTTTTCCAAAGGAACCTCCTCCttcacagggctgctgtggACGTGTGCTGCTTCCACCTCGGGTGACTTGTCCCTCGGTGGGGTCTGCTCTGCACGCTTCCCTCGGTAGCTGCTCTCCTGTTTCACTTGCTCACCATTCCGAGACAGATGCTGGACGCTGGCTTCCGAAGCTCGGTAGCCTGGACGGGTCTCTTTGTAGCCCCCCAGCCTTGGGTAGTTCCTAGGTGGGGGCATCCTCCCCgtccctgcagagctcctgtTGGTGAAGGTTCGTGGGGGAGCTGAAGTGCTGTCTGCACCTTGGTGCCTTGGGGGCTTATTGGGCCTCTCATTGGACCAGTTTGGATCTCGCTGAGGAGGACTCCCAAACCTGAGGGGGAAAAATAGTACAAACAACTGGAAACAAATTCCTGGTGAAAGGTACCACGGTGCCAGGGAATCCCTCTCCAGGATGCCTAGAGATCCCAGGACCAAGGTCCTACCCCAGAGGCCAAAGCCACCAACAGGGCTTCCCCAGTTTGGGATTTCAGACCTGTCTCCCTCTGGAAGAAGCCAGCTCCAGTTTGACTTTGCTGCTCACCTCGGTTTGCGCATCCTCCTCGGCTTGATGTCATCAGGGTTGTGAGCTGACCTGATGTCGTAGCCATAGAGCGCAATCAGCTCCTGCCTGGTCTTGGGGGCTTGCTCGTCCTCCCGGAACTTGTCATGCTCCCAACGGCCCTCGTCCTTCCACAGCTTCCGCTGACGACCCTTTGGCCTGGAACAGTTGCACAGGGAGGACTAAGAAGTTGTTACAAAGGAAATGTGGCGGCTTCAACCAGCCCCACACCGAGAGACCGAGTGTTTCTAGGGCTGGGTGCACACAGGAGACAGCgtctcttcttccccccactcctccTGCCCAGTTTACCCACTgctatttctgaaaagcagcaataagGGTCACACTCATTGGCAAAAGCCTTTCCTTGGGGGTTTTCTGTACCACCCTCAGTCTCTCCTTTGAACAAAGAGCTACAACGTCCTGACAGGACACTGCAACCAGGCAAAGGAAGCACAAACCTGCCCGAGCACTTCACACTGCAGCAAGGAGCTGTGGTGCCaaacacagaatcccagactggtttggattggaagggacgttaaagctcatccagttccaacccctgccacgggcagggacaccttccactagagcaggttgctccaagcccctgtgtccaacctggccttgaacactgccagggatggggcagccacagcctctctgggcaccctgtgccagcgcctcagcaccctcacagggaagagcttctgtctaagagctcatctcagtctcccctttGGCAGGTTAGAGCCCTTACCTATGGGGGATGCTCACATACCTGACCTCCTCCTCCTGTGTCTGCCCTCGGAGGTCATGCTCAAAGAAGAGCCCTTTCCGTGGGATGTAAGCCGGGTTCTTCCGATCCTCATCGTCATCCAGGTGCTTGGGAACCTTTTTCCCAACTTTATTCTCCACGGGTTCAGTGCTCTCCTGTCAAAATCACAGCTCTCACCACTACAGCAGTCCCTCTGTGAGAAGCCTCCCCCTGGCCTAGGGAACACATGTTTAACACCTACCTGCCCGTCCCCGCTTTGCCTCTCACCAGTCACAGCACCCTTAGAGTCTGGTTTCTCAtcccctttctctgctttcGATGCTGATCCAGAGGAATCATTACTATCCTGCTTCAGCTCCACTTTGGCACTTTCTTCCTCGCTGTaatcctcttcctctgcctgaaAGAACCTCAGTTACTCAAATATGTACCTTTAGCCACAGCTCCCCCTGGAATTTCCCCACACAAGTCCCCAGATTTGGAGACTTGTTCCAGTTGTCAGAGACCTGCCTCTCTCAAAGCACAGGATTAgctcttaaggtccttcctCTCCCTGAATTTTTTGTGGAAAAAGCAGACTAAACCCAACATCTCTCCCCATCCATATCAGGTCCAACAGTCTGGCTCTCCAGAACAGAGCTGGGACCAGCTCCATGGCAAAGGCAGGGAGACGGCAAGCGAGGGCCCTCGGACCATCCCCTTCCTTCCCACGCCAGGGCCCGGCTCCAGCCAGCACCGCTTCCAAATTCCCTGGAGTCACTCAGCTGAGTCACTGGGAGCTCTCTGCTCGCAGGAGCTGACCTGGTTTCACCCTCCAGGAGCCTGCAAGCCCTGCTGAGGCTGAACCCACACTAAAAATAGCCCCATGTGATTAACAAAAAGActgctctgtttttctctttcgACACGGCGTATTTGCACGTCAACTGCTCCTTTTGTTTACGCTGGGGAAACCCAGACAGGGCATTATTTTTAGGCACAGGAACAGAGTCATCCTGGCATGTCAGTGACGCAATATCCccgctgctccagcagcccagtGTGCACCAGTGTCACTGGGAGCCTCCGTGCAGCTTTCCAGGCATGAAGAGCTGCTGCACGGTGAAGACCGGGAGCTGCCCCTTACTCTCCATGTGCCACCCCTGCAGCCTGCCACACTCCCTTCTCATTAGTGACACAGATTAATTCACAAACTAACAGCCCTATGAGCTTTGATTTCATCTGCCTTGTTGTTCTGTGTTGTCTCTAACTGCTGCCCCCCTCCAGATCCTCAAACCATCTGCCTCAAGAGAAGGGTTCTCACTAGAAAACCTTCATCGTCATCATTAGAAACCACAACTTCTCTAAACTGCCTGGAAATGTTAAACTTGCTCTTCTGACCTAAAAACCCAGGGAAACCTCAGCCACCAGGCTCAGGGGGGGTGTCTCAGGTGGGATTTGCTCCACATAcacccagcagagctgccaacACTCCCGGGCACATTCGCCCTCCAGCTGCCGCACGCAGGGACGTGCCTGGGATGCTTCAACCCAGCACTGAATTCAAACACAACACAcatcttctgcttccttccacaCCCTTCCAGGCCATGGCTCCAGCCACCAGCACACACCGGTCCTACAGCCACCCCGGCAGCACAAGCAGCTTCTCTGTACGCAGAGAACCGCCGGTGTGGGGCTTGCACCAGGAAAGGCCGGTGGCAGCGGCAATGACCACACTGCTGGTACCCTGGGACAAAGGCAATGCTGCCAACGGGGTGGTGGAAAGCAAAGGACACAAACTGGGGTTTGTGCTAATTATGTGAGGTGCAAACACACGGTCGAACACTCGGAACACCAGGACAGAATCTCCTCTTACCTCCGAGTCTTCTGCGCTTTCATAATCCGAGAGTACAGCTGCCGGGGAGAAAAAGGAGTTGGGTGTTAGGGCAGGAGCAGAAATGCAGCTTCTCTGTGAGCTTAACAAGCAGAGGGGCAGAGAACAGCCTCTTCAAGGCAGAGGCCAGCACCaacatgtcatagaatcatagaatcgtaagggttggaaaggaccttaagatcatctagttccaacccccctgccatgggcagggacaccttgccctaaaccacgtggctcaaggctctgtccaacctggccttgaacaccgccagggatggagcatccacaacctccctgggcaacccattccagtgcttcaccaccctcactgtaaagaacttcttccttatatctaatctaaacttcctctgtttaagtttgaacccattaccccttgtcctaccactacagtccctgatgaagagtccctccccagcatccttgtagacccccttcagacactggaaggctgctatgaggtcatcacgcagccttctcttctccaggctgaacagccccaactctctcagcctgtcttcatatgggaggtgctccagccctcttatcatcctcgtggccctcctctggactcgctccaacagctccatgtccccaACAAACGCCATTGCCAGCACAGGAGGAAGCAAGGATGAGTTTGGGGCTCActgcccctgcacccccccaTCTGCCCACTGTTATGAGTTCATATTTGGGACTGCACCAACTGCAGGACCATTGCAGAAGGTGTTTTGTCCGGGTTTCCCATTTTGCACACAGACAGCACAGCCAGGGAGTCATCACTCACCATCTCCCTCGATGCCGTCCTCACTTTCCtgcaggagagggggagaaaggcGGGTTAGCAGAGGGGGACGTCAGCAGCCGAGTCCCGGTATCATCCCACGAGCCCACACACAATCACAACAAAGTCCGGCTCAGGTCCTATCACATCCGCCCTGGGAAGTTCAGCTCCAGTgaccaagaaagaaagaaactcagGGCTTCCAATGCCCTTTTTTTAGGTCTTTCTAAAGCagctcaagaagaaaaaagcacaaactGTGTGAAGTGCTGGAGGTCTTAGAGAGGAAAGAGCGATGCAACAACACCAGGTCCTCTCCCCCAGTAACAAGGGCCAGACAGCCAGCTCCAGGAGGATGACTTAAAGCCCGAGCCCAGGAATAAGGAACAGATGCCGAGCATCTCCTCGAGATTCCAATGAcggaaacacagccctgcaccctGGAGAAGCCACTGCctcatggaatcatagaatggatgAAGCGGAACAGCTCAGatcaggaaaagcttttagttaaaagaaaacattgatcAAAATTGATCAACCCGTGCA
The Strigops habroptila isolate Jane chromosome 19, bStrHab1.2.pri, whole genome shotgun sequence DNA segment above includes these coding regions:
- the CASC3 gene encoding protein CASC3 isoform X4, whose protein sequence is MADRRRQRASQDSEDSDSDSAASDSGASAASAARSPSRSGSGSRSGSPRPPHRPPRGAAGALSAGPRGRGGAESAAGGAAKSAPESECESEDGIEGDAVLSDYESAEDSEAEEEDYSEEESAKVELKQDSNDSSGSASKAEKGDEKPDSKGAVTGERQSGDGQESTEPVENKVGKKVPKHLDDDEDRKNPAYIPRKGLFFEHDLRGQTQEEEVRPKGRQRKLWKDEGRWEHDKFREDEQAPKTRQELIALYGYDIRSAHNPDDIKPRRMRKPRFGSPPQRDPNWSNERPNKPPRHQGADSTSAPPRTFTNRSSAGTGRMPPPRNYPRLGGYKETRPGYRASEASVQHLSRNGEQVKQESSYRGKRAEQTPPRDKSPEVEAAHVHSSPVKEEVPLENQATAADAAQPPPDRPIEKKSYSRARRTRIKAGDAGKLADEVPASEGLAPVPPKPVQAETSPPPAKSSNWESPVESSLDGLEQEMTQMNLAEQNWAPGQSQFIQPRELRGIPNHMHVGTGPPPQFNRMEEMAVQGGRVKRYSSQRQRPPVPEPAPPMHISIMEGHYYDPLQFQGPIYTHSESPAPLPPQGMIVQPEMHLPHPGLHPHQTPAPMANPGLYPPPVSMPPGQPPPQQLLAPTYFSPPGVMNFGNPGYPYPPGALPPPPPPHLYSNTQAQSQVYGGVTYYNTVQQQVQPKPSPPRRTSQPVTIKPPPPELLVAGG
- the CASC3 gene encoding protein CASC3 isoform X3, translating into MADRRRQRASQDSEDSDSDSAASDSGASAASAARSPSRSGSGSRSGSPRPPHRPPRGAAGALSAGPRGRGGAESAAGGAAKSAPESECESEDGIEGDAVLSDYESAEDSEAEEEDYSEEESAKVELKQDSNDSSGSASKAEKGDEKPDSKGAVTGERQSGDGQESTEPVENKVGKKVPKHLDDDEDRKNPAYIPRKGLFFEHDLRGQTQEEEVRPKGRQRKLWKDEGRWEHDKFREDEQAPKTRQELIALYGYDIRSAHNPDDIKPRRMRKPRFGSPPQRDPNWSNERPNKPPRHQGADSTSAPPRTFTNRSSAGTGRMPPPRNYPRLGGYKETRPGYRASEASVQHLSRNGEQVKQESSYRGKRAEQTPPRDKSPEVEAAHVHSSPVKEEVPLENQATAADAAQPPPDRPIEKKSYSRARRTRIKAGDAGKLADEVPASEGLAPVPPKPVQAETSPPPAKSSNWESPVESSLDGLEQEMTQMNLAEQNWAPGQSQFIQPRELRGIPNHMHVGTGPPPQFNRMEEMAVQGGRVKRYSSQRQRPPVPEPAPPMHISIMEGHYYDPLQFQGPIYTHSESPAPLPPQGMIVQPEMHLPHPGLHPHQTPAPMANPGLYPPPVSMPPGQPPPQQLLAPTYFSPPGVMNFGNPGYPYPPGALPPPPPPHLYSNTQAQSQVYGGVTYYNTVQQQVQPKPSPPRRTSQPVTIKPPPPEVVSRVPVKLSF
- the CASC3 gene encoding protein CASC3 isoform X2, with amino-acid sequence MADRRRQRASQDSEDSDSDSAASDSGASAASAARSPSRSGSGSRSGSPRPPHRPPRGAAGALSAGPRGRGGAESAAGGAAKSAPESECESEDGIEGDAVLSDYESAEDSEAEEEDYSEEESAKVELKQDSNDSSGSASKAEKGDEKPDSKGAVTGERQSGDGQESTEPVENKVGKKVPKHLDDDEDRKNPAYIPRKGLFFEHDLRGQTQEEEVRPKGRQRKLWKDEGRWEHDKFREDEQAPKTRQELIALYGYDIRSAHNPDDIKPRRMRKPRFGSPPQRDPNWSNERPNKPPRHQGADSTSAPPRTFTNRSSAGTGRMPPPRNYPRLGGYKETRPGYRASEASVQHLSRNGEQVKQESSYRGKRAEQTPPRDKSPEVEAAHVHSSPVKEEVPLENQATAADAAQPPPDRPIEKKSYSRARRTRIKAGDAGKLADEVPASEGLAPVPPKPVQAETSPPPAKSSNWESPVESSLDGLEQEMTQMNLAEQNWAPGQSQFIQPRELRGIPNHMHVGTGPPPQFNRMEEMAVQGGRVKRYSSQRQRPPVPEPAPPMHISIMEGHYYDPLQFQGPIYTHSESPAPLPPQGMIVQPEMHLPHPGLHPHQTPAPMANPGLYPPPVSMPPGQPPPQQLLAPTYFSPPGVMNFGNPGYPYPPGALPPPPPPHLYSNTQAQSQVYGGVTYYNTVQQQVQPKPSPPRRTSQPVTIKPPPPELLVAGGKQGSS
- the CASC3 gene encoding protein CASC3 isoform X1, giving the protein MADRRRQRASQDSEDSDSDSAASDSGASAASAARSPSRSGSGSRSGSPRPPHRPPRGAAGALSAGPRGRGGAESAAGGAAKSAPESECESEDGIEGDAVLSDYESAEDSEAEEEDYSEEESAKVELKQDSNDSSGSASKAEKGDEKPDSKGAVTGERQSGDGQESTEPVENKVGKKVPKHLDDDEDRKNPAYIPRKGLFFEHDLRGQTQEEEVRPKGRQRKLWKDEGRWEHDKFREDEQAPKTRQELIALYGYDIRSAHNPDDIKPRRMRKPRFGSPPQRDPNWSNERPNKPPRHQGADSTSAPPRTFTNRSSAGTGRMPPPRNYPRLGGYKETRPGYRASEASVQHLSRNGEQVKQESSYRGKRAEQTPPRDKSPEVEAAHVHSSPVKEEVPLENQATAADAAQPPPDRPIEKKSYSRARRTRIKAGDAGKLADEVPASEGLAPVPPKPVQAETSPPPAKSSNWESPVESSLDGLEQEMTQMNLAEQNWAPGQSQFIQPRELRGIPNHMHVGTGPPPQFNRMEEMAVQGGRVKRYSSQRQRPPVPEPAPPMHISIMEGHYYDPLQFQGPIYTHSESPAPLPPQGMIVQPEMHLPHPGLHPHQTPAPMANPGLYPPPVSMPPGQPPPQQLLAPTYFSPPGVMNFGNPGYPYPPGALPPPPPPHLYSNTQAQSQVYGGVTYYNTVQQQVQPKPSPPRRTSQPVTIKPPPPEDSKGEKSKERSNT